The bacterium nucleotide sequence GACCGCCAACCCGTGTTCTTATCTTAAGAGTATCACTTTTTCGGTCTGTTGATAATCTCCCGCCTCTTGGTGCACGAAATAGATCCCGGCGGGAAGCCGACGGCCATGGGCGTCATCGCCGGACCAACATAGATTTGATTCATGATACATGATGCATGATTCAAAATTATTAGTTAAATCGTTAACAATTCGGCCTGAGATATCGTAAATCTTTAACGAGAAGTTTTTTATCCCGTAGCCTGCATCGTGCATCATAGATCTGATTTCTGTCTTTTCACTGAACGGATTTGGATGAACCTGTAAATTGTTACTTTCGGCGTTTGGATATAGTATTACCTTTTCATTTAATCCAACAAGAGGCGCTTTATATTTGTATTTTATAGTACAGTATTGCCAGAAGATGGATGTGGGATCATTACTCTGTCCCGTTACATAAATATAAACTGTATCATCCGTGCCGTGACTGCAGGCAACATCATAAGCCCGGTCATAATCTCCTACGCCCTGGTCATAATATATTGTCCAGATCGTATCACCATCTTTGGTGTAAGCTGTGGTTAGATAATCGTCATAATAAGGAGGTGTACTGCTACCCATGCCGGATATATAAATATTACCGTAATTATCCACTGCTACGCCATAGGCTTCGTCATAACCACCGTCATCATAAGCTCGAGCCCAACATTCATTCCCATTAATGTCGTATTTTATAGTGACATAATCAACCGCAGCCGAGTTCCAGTTCCCCTCGCCGGTAATAATGATATTATTCCATTGGTCAATCGCCATATCCCGAGGGACATCAGAGGCGCCTTGATAATCATGCCAGCGTATCCATTGCTCGTTTCCCAATGAGTCATATTTGATCGTCAAAAAATCCCAGCCGGTTCCACTGCCAAAGCCAATACCTGTTACATAGATATTCTGTAGATTATCAGTTCTGATCACCATTGCCTCATCCTGAGAGCTGGTATCATACCGACGGACCCAGAGTGTATCTCCATCAGGGTTGTATTTAATTGTTGCATAATCTTCGTCAGAAGAACCTCCTCCAATGAGATGGTCACTATATCCCGTCACTAATATATTTCCCGTTGCATCAAGAGCGATGCTGACAGCAACATCAGAATCAATGCTATCTGTGCAGCAATATTCCCGCACCCAAAGTTCATTGCC carries:
- a CDS encoding SBBP repeat-containing protein, coding for MIRGLIYLEVCLFVISFAQVQTEWVKRYGPANGSAGAKCVGVDAAGNIYITGWSIESSSTSRDYVTFKYNAQGNQIWKKVYNGPGNNNDEPFALYVDSAGNVYVTGESNGGFTTSQDIATIKYNTNGTELWVRRHTGTFNAGSDRGQAVIADELGNVYVAGFAKNTVTGLDYATIKYSPGGNELWVREYCCTDSIDSDVAVSIALDATGNILVTGYSDHLIGGGSSDEDYATIKYNPDGDTLWVRRYDTSSQDEAMVIRTDNLQNIYVTGIGFGSGTGWDFLTIKYDSLGNEQWIRWHDYQGASDVPRDMAIDQWNNIIITGEGNWNSAAVDYVTIKYDINGNECWARAYDDGGYDEAYGVAVDNYGNIYISGMGSSTPPYYDDYLTTAYTKDGDTIWTIYYDQGVGDYDRAYDVACSHGTDDTVYIYVTGQSNDPTSIFWQYCTIKYKYKAPLVGLNEKVILYPNAESNNLQVHPNPFSEKTEIRSMMHDAGYGIKNFSLKIYDISGRIVNDLTNNFESCIMYHESNLCWSGDDAHGRRLPAGIYFVHQEAGDYQQTEKVILLR